In Colwellia sp. M166, a genomic segment contains:
- a CDS encoding DHH family phosphoesterase produces the protein MHFDVFNGDADGIIALLQLRLAEPKSSTLITGVKRDIELLQQVDIKKATSVTVLDISMEKNHQALTNILNNDVEVFYVDHHRAGTIPKSKQLKAIIDTDANTCTSLLVNQHLAGRFVLWAIVAAFGDNMNQAAEQLSAQQGLALNEQAKLKALGTYINYNGYGRSVDDLHFAPAQLFEKLLSYPNPFTLIAEPNSIFSQLEQAYNADMQQACNAEILHDSNVLQIIELENAPWSRRVSGVFGNELANRAPYKAHAVLTLNADNSYLVSLRAPLNNKQGAGDLCVQFETGGGRAAAAGINKLSPENLGKFIEMVSKYYQA, from the coding sequence ATGCATTTTGATGTTTTTAATGGCGATGCCGACGGTATCATTGCGCTTTTACAGCTACGACTGGCTGAGCCAAAATCTTCAACATTAATCACCGGTGTTAAACGTGATATCGAGTTATTACAGCAAGTTGACATTAAAAAAGCGACTTCGGTAACTGTACTGGATATATCAATGGAGAAAAATCATCAAGCACTGACAAACATACTCAATAATGACGTTGAGGTTTTTTATGTTGATCACCATCGCGCGGGTACTATCCCAAAGTCAAAACAGCTAAAAGCAATTATTGATACCGATGCTAATACTTGTACAAGTTTACTGGTTAATCAGCATTTAGCAGGGCGCTTTGTTTTGTGGGCAATTGTTGCCGCATTTGGTGATAATATGAATCAGGCTGCTGAACAATTGTCAGCGCAACAAGGTTTAGCGCTCAATGAGCAGGCAAAGCTTAAAGCCTTAGGCACTTATATCAATTACAATGGCTATGGGCGCTCAGTTGATGATTTGCACTTCGCACCAGCGCAGCTGTTTGAAAAGCTACTTAGTTACCCTAATCCATTTACGTTAATCGCCGAGCCTAACTCAATTTTCAGCCAGCTTGAACAAGCCTATAATGCTGATATGCAGCAAGCCTGTAACGCCGAGATATTACACGATAGTAATGTACTGCAAATTATTGAGCTCGAAAATGCCCCTTGGTCAAGACGAGTGAGCGGTGTTTTTGGTAATGAATTAGCAAATAGAGCGCCCTACAAAGCGCATGCAGTGTTAACGTTAAATGCTGATAATAGCTATTTAGTTAGCCTGCGAGCACCTTTAAATAATAAGCAAGGTGCTGGCGATCTCTGCGTGCAATTTGAGACTGGTGGTGGCAGAGCTGCAGCCGCAGGTATAAATAAGCTTTCACCAGAAAACCTTGGCAAGTTCATCGAGATGGTGTCAAAATATTATCAAGCATAA
- the rfbB gene encoding dTDP-glucose 4,6-dehydratase, with product MKKLLVTGGAGFIGANFVHYWMAKYPSDQVVVLDALTYAGNIANLDNVKDKTNFTFVHGNICEQALIETLLLEYSIDTLVHFAAESHVDRSITGPDAFIETNIIGTYSLLKAAKKVWLDGESVLEGHRFHHVSTDEVYGTLSATDPAFTEDTAYAPNSPYSASKAASDHLVRAYHHTYGLNVTTSNCSNNYGPFHFPEKLIPLVITNILHDKALPIYGDGQQIRDWLYVEDHAYGIDLVLQNGRIGENYNIGGDNEWANIDIVKTISKLVEQEFVKNKALATRFPAAKAAMAQNTESLISYVKDRLGHDRRYAIDATKTNNELGYQPKESFDSGIAKTVAWYLNNEAWWQSVMDGSYQNWIAEQYS from the coding sequence ATGAAAAAATTATTAGTTACGGGTGGGGCGGGTTTTATTGGCGCTAACTTTGTGCATTATTGGATGGCTAAATATCCAAGTGACCAAGTGGTGGTGCTTGATGCACTGACCTATGCGGGTAACATTGCTAACTTAGACAATGTAAAAGATAAAACTAACTTTACTTTTGTCCATGGTAATATTTGTGAGCAAGCATTAATTGAAACATTATTACTTGAATACAGTATTGATACCTTAGTGCACTTTGCTGCTGAATCACATGTAGACCGCTCAATTACTGGACCTGATGCCTTTATTGAAACTAATATTATCGGTACCTATAGTTTGCTGAAAGCGGCAAAAAAAGTCTGGCTAGATGGTGAAAGTGTGCTTGAAGGACATCGTTTTCATCATGTTTCAACGGATGAAGTGTACGGTACGTTATCAGCTACCGATCCTGCTTTTACCGAAGATACTGCTTATGCGCCTAATTCACCTTATTCTGCCAGTAAAGCGGCTAGTGACCATTTAGTACGTGCTTATCATCATACTTATGGTTTAAATGTGACGACTAGTAACTGCTCAAACAACTACGGCCCGTTTCATTTTCCAGAGAAATTAATTCCATTGGTTATTACTAATATTTTGCATGATAAAGCCTTACCAATATACGGTGATGGTCAGCAAATACGTGATTGGTTATATGTAGAAGACCACGCTTATGGTATTGATTTAGTATTACAAAATGGTCGCATTGGCGAAAACTATAATATTGGTGGTGATAATGAATGGGCCAATATTGATATTGTTAAGACCATTTCAAAATTGGTTGAACAAGAGTTTGTAAAAAACAAAGCTTTAGCTACTCGTTTTCCCGCGGCTAAAGCGGCGATGGCGCAAAACACTGAATCACTGATTAGTTATGTTAAAGACCGACTTGGCCACGATCGCCGTTATGCTATTGACGCGACTAAAACCAATAATGAGTTGGGTTATCAGCCGAAAGAGTCATTTGATAGCGGTATTGCTAAAACGGTGGCTTGGTATTTGAACAATGAAGCATGGTGGCAAAGTGTGATGGATGGCTCATATCAAAATTGGATTGCTGAACAATATTCGTAA
- the cysN gene encoding sulfate adenylyltransferase subunit CysN, protein MIDSPAKDVLDSDLLETDIESYLKQHENKEMVRFFTCGSVDDGKSTLIGRLLHDSKMIFEDQLAAIENDSKKSGTTGEAIDLALLVDGLQSEREQGITIDVAYRYFATDKRKFIIADTPGHEQYTRNMATGASNCDLAIILIDARHGVQVQTRRHSFICSLLGIKHVLVAVNKMDLVDYSQDRYQEIKKEYRKFADDLAFDDVRFVPISALNGDNVVEESVNMPWYPGATMMKLLNTIKVDDQKGFTQFRLQVQYVNRPNLDFRGFAGTVGSGHIRVGDEVVALPSGKESIVKSIVTFEGNIDRADQGMAITLTLEDEIDISRGEMIVKKGHLPSSAKELSATVVWMHEDELEPGREYYIKQGSKLTTGHALNISHRIDVNTLEESNVDQLALNEIGVVNFEVAEKLHFDAYNDNKATGAFIIIDRLSNITVGAGMINGALEAQQEHQYSDFEKELNTLVRKHFPHWGARDLLKK, encoded by the coding sequence ATGATTGATTCACCCGCGAAAGATGTGCTTGATAGCGATTTGCTTGAAACTGACATTGAGTCTTATTTAAAGCAGCATGAAAATAAAGAAATGGTGCGCTTTTTTACTTGTGGCAGCGTTGATGATGGTAAAAGTACCTTAATCGGTCGCTTATTGCATGATTCGAAAATGATCTTTGAAGATCAATTAGCCGCGATTGAAAATGACAGTAAGAAGTCAGGCACTACCGGTGAAGCGATTGATTTAGCTTTATTAGTTGATGGTTTGCAGTCTGAGCGTGAGCAAGGTATTACCATTGATGTAGCTTATCGTTATTTTGCTACTGATAAACGTAAGTTTATTATTGCTGATACTCCAGGCCACGAACAATATACTCGAAATATGGCTACGGGTGCATCAAATTGTGATCTTGCCATTATCTTGATTGATGCTCGTCATGGCGTGCAAGTGCAAACTCGTCGTCATTCTTTTATCTGCTCTTTGTTAGGCATTAAGCATGTATTAGTAGCAGTAAATAAAATGGACTTGGTTGATTACAGCCAAGATCGTTATCAAGAAATTAAAAAAGAATATCGTAAATTTGCGGATGACTTAGCGTTTGATGATGTGCGTTTTGTGCCTATTTCGGCGCTTAATGGCGACAATGTTGTTGAAGAAAGTGTCAACATGCCTTGGTATCCTGGCGCGACCATGATGAAGTTGCTTAATACCATTAAAGTTGATGATCAAAAAGGCTTTACGCAATTTCGATTGCAAGTGCAATATGTTAACCGTCCTAACTTAGATTTTAGAGGTTTTGCTGGTACGGTTGGCTCTGGCCATATTCGTGTTGGTGATGAAGTGGTTGCTTTGCCATCAGGTAAAGAAAGTATTGTTAAATCAATTGTTACCTTTGAAGGTAATATTGACCGTGCTGATCAGGGCATGGCTATTACGCTGACCTTAGAAGATGAAATAGACATCAGCCGTGGTGAAATGATTGTTAAGAAAGGTCATTTGCCGTCATCAGCTAAAGAACTCAGTGCAACCGTTGTTTGGATGCATGAAGATGAGCTTGAACCTGGTCGTGAATACTATATTAAACAGGGCAGTAAACTTACTACTGGCCATGCACTAAATATTAGTCATCGTATTGACGTAAATACCTTGGAAGAATCTAATGTTGACCAATTAGCGTTAAATGAAATTGGTGTGGTTAACTTTGAAGTCGCTGAAAAATTGCATTTTGATGCATACAACGACAACAAAGCAACAGGTGCATTTATCATTATTGATCGCTTGAGTAACATCACGGTTGGTGCCGGTATGATCAATGGTGCCTTAGAGGCACAGCAAGAACATCAATATTCTGACTTTGAAAAAGAACTGAACACTTTAGTGCGTAAACATTTCCCGCACTGGGGTGCTCGTGACTTGTTAAAGAAATAA
- a CDS encoding SLC13 family permease produces the protein MLFMQWLFVLIFVLTLVALVRFSSIPERVFGSATLACLAASFVSSNDILHNAVNPGLVTLLLLVLCSFAYERTSILRRISALLLSGNEKSASTKTLLFTALSSAVISNTAVVATLISTVKKNTLVNPAKLLLPLSFAAILGGTLTLIGTSTNLIVNSLWLKQGQESFGFFDFSLVGLVALIVCLVVILVRQNTLKDMKTDDLQVKEYLVEARVSEQSKLIGKSIEDNGLRNLDTLFLVELVRSGRLISPVAPDEVIQQHDRLIFSGDISKVLVLQQFDGLSLFAEKNGLLRDNLTEVLIKPDSAIVGKTLKTAGFRARFDAAVVAIRREGMALSGKLGEIKIQPGDFLVLAVGNDFSARTNLTKNFYILSGHKPDSMLSGWRDSLAIFGFVSAIALTLFSSISLLSSLMFYIAILILTGCLTVNEIKRRFPIEIWLIVLGALTLAQAFENSGAAAIFAGEIEQLLTGQSAIIALVVIFFITLLLTEVVTNSAAAALIFPIAYNVAIGLGVNPMPLVMAVAFGASGSFISPYGYQTNIMVFNAGNYKISDFVKFGWPITFAYSAVVLTMIPLVYKF, from the coding sequence ATGTTGTTTATGCAGTGGTTATTTGTGTTGATATTTGTATTAACACTTGTCGCGCTAGTTCGCTTTTCCAGTATTCCTGAGCGGGTATTTGGTAGTGCTACGCTGGCGTGTTTAGCTGCTTCTTTTGTTTCTTCAAATGATATTCTTCATAATGCGGTAAACCCTGGTTTAGTGACCTTATTGTTATTGGTGCTATGTTCATTTGCTTATGAACGTACCAGTATCTTAAGACGGATATCCGCTTTGCTACTCAGTGGTAATGAGAAGTCTGCCAGCACTAAAACCTTGTTGTTTACGGCATTAAGTTCAGCAGTAATAAGTAATACCGCTGTGGTTGCAACACTTATTTCTACGGTGAAAAAAAATACCCTGGTTAATCCTGCTAAGCTGCTTTTACCATTATCATTTGCGGCAATTTTAGGCGGTACATTGACGTTAATTGGTACTTCAACCAATCTTATTGTTAATTCTTTGTGGCTTAAACAAGGGCAAGAGAGCTTTGGCTTTTTTGATTTTAGTTTGGTAGGGCTTGTTGCGTTAATCGTGTGTTTAGTGGTTATTTTGGTGAGACAAAATACCCTTAAGGATATGAAAACAGATGACTTACAAGTTAAAGAGTACTTGGTAGAGGCTAGGGTAAGCGAGCAGTCTAAACTCATTGGTAAAAGTATTGAAGATAACGGTTTACGAAATTTAGACACACTATTCCTTGTTGAACTAGTTCGCTCTGGCCGCCTGATTTCTCCTGTTGCACCCGATGAAGTGATTCAGCAGCATGATAGATTAATTTTTAGTGGCGACATCAGTAAAGTGTTAGTTTTACAACAGTTTGATGGTTTAAGTTTATTTGCTGAAAAAAATGGTTTATTACGTGATAACTTGACCGAGGTATTGATTAAGCCGGATTCAGCCATTGTTGGTAAAACGCTAAAAACTGCTGGTTTTCGCGCTCGCTTTGATGCCGCCGTTGTCGCTATTCGTCGCGAAGGGATGGCATTGTCAGGTAAGTTAGGCGAGATAAAAATTCAACCAGGTGACTTTCTTGTCTTAGCCGTAGGTAATGACTTTTCTGCCCGTACTAACTTAACTAAAAATTTCTATATTCTTTCTGGCCATAAACCGGATAGCATGCTTTCAGGCTGGCGTGATTCGTTAGCTATATTTGGTTTTGTGTCAGCGATTGCCTTAACGCTATTTAGCTCGATAAGTTTATTGTCTAGTTTAATGTTTTACATTGCGATATTAATTTTAACGGGGTGTTTAACGGTTAATGAAATTAAGCGTCGTTTCCCGATTGAAATTTGGTTAATTGTGCTCGGTGCCTTAACCTTAGCGCAGGCTTTTGAAAATAGTGGTGCTGCAGCGATTTTTGCTGGTGAAATTGAGCAGTTATTAACAGGACAAAGTGCGATTATCGCGCTAGTGGTTATTTTCTTTATCACTTTATTGCTCACCGAAGTTGTCACTAATAGTGCTGCCGCGGCATTAATATTTCCCATTGCTTACAATGTAGCGATTGGGTTAGGGGTAAACCCAATGCCCTTAGTTATGGCAGTAGCGTTTGGTGCCAGCGGTAGTTTTATCAGTCCTTATGGCTACCAAACTAATATTATGGTCTTTAATGCCGGTAATTATAAAATATCAGACTTTGTTAAGTTCGGTTGGCCAATAACTTTCGCATATAGCGCGGTAGTATTAACCATGATACCGCTGGTTTATAAGTTTTAA
- a CDS encoding four helix bundle protein has protein sequence MNFEKLEVWKRAARLSAEIYKQTVSLRDFGFRDQITRSGLSVPSNIAEGMTRETPKDKRHFITISRSSLAELRTQIYIGIEIGYLPKDKGQYWIKETEELSAMLTGLRNTI, from the coding sequence ATGAACTTTGAGAAGTTAGAGGTGTGGAAAAGAGCTGCGCGGTTATCGGCGGAAATTTATAAGCAAACGGTGTCTTTACGTGATTTTGGTTTTAGGGATCAAATTACACGCTCTGGATTGTCTGTACCGAGTAACATTGCTGAAGGCATGACTCGTGAAACACCGAAGGATAAACGGCATTTTATTACCATCTCGCGTTCATCACTGGCCGAGCTGAGAACACAAATTTACATTGGAATCGAGATTGGCTATTTACCAAAAGATAAAGGCCAATACTGGATTAAAGAAACAGAAGAGTTATCAGCCATGTTAACCGGGTTGAGAAACACGATTTAA
- the rfbD gene encoding dTDP-4-dehydrorhamnose reductase codes for MTIIVIGKSGQLAWELAQLSTPSQAVVCLGRDDIDLQDVAALVKTLKQHKATAVINASAYTAVDKAESDRENAYLLNTEAVGHLAQACKCLAVPFVHISTDFVFHGDKGSPYLPSDEINPLGVYGASKAQGEQLIADIYPKHSTIVRTSWVYSTHGNNFVKTMLNLMATKPDLGVISDQIGTPTYAQGLAKACIASIAQQVTGIHHYTDTGVASWFDFAVAIQNIALELGLLDTKIPLKPITTAQYPTAAKRPPYSVLDKSSLVNALPELSLMHWQTQLRVMMIALKAEREA; via the coding sequence ATGACAATAATCGTTATTGGTAAATCTGGTCAACTTGCTTGGGAATTAGCTCAGCTGTCGACACCTTCACAAGCTGTTGTATGCCTTGGACGCGATGATATTGACTTACAAGATGTTGCTGCATTAGTTAAGACGTTAAAACAGCACAAAGCTACTGCTGTTATTAATGCCTCTGCTTATACCGCGGTAGATAAAGCTGAAAGTGATAGAGAAAACGCCTACTTATTAAATACGGAAGCGGTCGGGCACTTAGCGCAAGCATGTAAGTGCTTAGCTGTGCCATTTGTGCATATTTCAACCGATTTTGTTTTTCATGGTGACAAAGGCTCACCCTATTTACCCAGTGATGAAATAAATCCATTAGGTGTTTATGGTGCGAGTAAAGCGCAAGGAGAGCAGTTAATTGCCGATATTTACCCCAAACATAGCACTATTGTTCGCACATCTTGGGTATATTCAACGCATGGCAATAACTTTGTAAAAACTATGCTGAATTTAATGGCGACTAAACCCGATTTGGGTGTTATCAGTGACCAAATTGGCACGCCCACTTATGCTCAAGGCTTAGCAAAAGCCTGTATTGCTAGTATAGCTCAGCAAGTTACTGGTATTCATCATTATACTGATACCGGTGTTGCTAGCTGGTTTGACTTTGCTGTAGCTATTCAGAATATTGCTTTAGAGCTTGGCTTGTTGGATACAAAAATACCCCTTAAGCCGATAACTACTGCGCAATACCCTACAGCCGCTAAACGTCCACCTTATAGTGTGCTAGATAAGTCTAGCCTAGTTAATGCCTTACCGGAGCTTTCGTTAATGCATTGGCAAACACAATTAAGAGTTATGATGATAGCGTTAAAGGCCGAACGTGAAGCCTAG
- the cysD gene encoding sulfate adenylyltransferase subunit CysD → MPLTHLQKLEAESIHIMREVAAEFDNPVMLYSVGKDSAVLLHLARKAFAPGKIPFPLLHVDTNWKFKEMIAFRDQMAKDHGFDLLVHKNPEGMAMNISPFEHGSAKHTDIMKTQGLKQALDQYGFDAAFGGARRDEEKSRAKERVYSFRDKNHRWDPKSQRPELWNVYNGKVNKGESIRVFPLSNWTELDIWQYIYLESIPIVPLYLAEKRPVVERDGTLIMVDDDRMPIGDDEEVQMKSVRFRTLGCYPLTGAVESTATTLPEIIQEMLLTKTSERQGRVIDHDSAGSMEKKKMEGYF, encoded by the coding sequence ATGCCTTTAACACATTTACAAAAGCTTGAAGCCGAATCTATCCATATTATGCGCGAAGTTGCCGCAGAATTTGATAATCCCGTAATGCTTTACTCTGTAGGTAAAGATTCAGCGGTACTATTACACCTAGCGCGTAAAGCTTTTGCGCCGGGTAAAATACCTTTTCCACTACTTCATGTTGATACTAACTGGAAATTCAAAGAGATGATCGCTTTTCGTGATCAAATGGCGAAAGACCATGGCTTTGATTTACTGGTGCATAAAAATCCTGAGGGCATGGCGATGAATATCAGCCCTTTTGAACATGGTAGTGCTAAGCATACTGATATCATGAAAACGCAAGGCTTAAAGCAGGCATTAGACCAATATGGTTTTGATGCGGCCTTTGGTGGCGCACGCCGTGATGAAGAAAAGTCGCGTGCCAAAGAGCGTGTTTATTCATTCCGTGATAAAAACCATCGTTGGGATCCTAAAAGCCAACGTCCAGAGTTGTGGAATGTTTACAACGGTAAAGTTAATAAAGGTGAAAGCATCCGAGTTTTTCCCTTATCAAACTGGACCGAACTTGATATTTGGCAATATATTTATTTAGAAAGTATTCCAATTGTACCGTTATATCTAGCTGAAAAACGTCCAGTAGTTGAACGTGACGGGACATTAATTATGGTTGATGATGACCGCATGCCAATTGGTGATGATGAAGAAGTACAAATGAAAAGTGTGCGCTTTAGAACCTTAGGTTGTTACCCATTAACAGGTGCTGTTGAGTCAACAGCGACGACTTTACCTGAAATTATTCAAGAAATGCTATTAACCAAAACCTCCGAACGACAAGGGCGCGTGATTGATCACGACTCTGCTGGCTCGATGGAGAAAAAGAAAATGGAAGGATATTTTTAA
- the galE gene encoding UDP-glucose 4-epimerase GalE, with product MSLLITGGTGFIGSHTVVELLALDKDIIIVDNLANSSTLVLDRIKQISGKTVTFIEADICDRVAMQQVFSEHDIDAVVHFAGLKAVGESSTMPLSYYHNNVSGSVTLLQVMAEHGVKNLVFSSSATVYGESNPSPLDETMPTSATNPYGQTKLMIENILFDLAKSDAEWSIACLRYFNPIGAHESGLIGENPNGIPNNLLPYVSQVAVGRLAQLQVFGDDYPTADGTGVRDYIHVVDLAQGHVKALEKLNEIKGCVAINLGTGNGTSVLEIVNTFKEISGQDIPFKIVPRRAGDIATVYADAKVANKLLNWHAQRDLATMITDTWRWQSQNPNGFE from the coding sequence ATGAGTTTGTTGATCACTGGCGGTACCGGTTTTATTGGTAGCCACACGGTTGTGGAATTATTAGCTTTAGATAAAGATATTATCATTGTCGACAACCTGGCAAACTCTTCAACCTTAGTACTCGATCGGATAAAGCAAATTAGCGGTAAAACAGTCACTTTTATTGAAGCTGATATTTGTGATCGAGTTGCGATGCAGCAAGTATTCTCCGAACATGACATTGATGCGGTAGTTCACTTTGCCGGCCTAAAAGCGGTAGGTGAGTCTAGTACTATGCCATTAAGTTACTATCATAATAATGTCTCGGGCTCAGTAACCTTGCTACAAGTTATGGCTGAACATGGCGTTAAAAACTTAGTTTTTAGTTCGTCAGCTACTGTTTATGGTGAAAGCAATCCGTCACCACTTGATGAGACTATGCCTACCTCTGCGACCAACCCTTATGGTCAAACCAAATTAATGATCGAAAATATACTCTTTGATTTAGCAAAAAGTGATGCCGAATGGTCTATTGCCTGTTTACGTTACTTTAACCCAATTGGCGCACATGAGTCAGGCTTAATTGGCGAAAATCCGAATGGTATTCCTAATAATTTACTGCCATATGTTTCACAAGTTGCCGTTGGCCGCTTAGCACAGTTACAAGTTTTTGGTGATGATTACCCAACTGCCGATGGCACTGGTGTTAGAGACTACATTCATGTTGTTGATTTAGCCCAAGGTCATGTTAAAGCATTAGAAAAACTTAACGAAATTAAAGGCTGTGTAGCGATTAACTTGGGCACAGGTAATGGTACGTCGGTACTAGAAATTGTTAATACCTTCAAAGAAATTTCAGGCCAAGATATTCCCTTTAAAATAGTGCCACGTCGTGCTGGCGATATCGCCACTGTTTATGCTGATGCGAAAGTCGCCAATAAGCTCTTAAACTGGCATGCACAGCGTGATTTAGCGACTATGATTACTGATACGTGGCGCTGGCAGTCACAAAACCCTAATGGTTTTGAATAA
- the cysC gene encoding adenylyl-sulfate kinase, which translates to MKTENTVWHEQHIDKQQRAELKQQKPCLLWYTGLSGSGKSTIANAVDAMLFERSCHSYLLDGDNVRHGLNGDLGFSDVDRVENIRRISEVAKLFVDAGLIVSTAFISPFRADRALAESKLAPAEFIEVFIDTPIEICEQRDPKGLYKLARAGEIKDFTGIDSAYEAPEKAQIHINTDGKSIEQCAQQVVDYLAEHGIIAKSKAASFQ; encoded by the coding sequence ATGAAAACTGAAAATACTGTTTGGCATGAACAGCATATTGATAAACAGCAGCGTGCTGAATTGAAACAACAGAAGCCTTGTTTACTTTGGTATACCGGCCTTAGTGGCTCAGGTAAATCAACCATTGCGAATGCCGTTGATGCGATGTTATTTGAACGTAGTTGCCATAGCTATTTGCTCGATGGTGATAATGTTCGCCACGGTTTAAATGGTGACTTAGGATTTAGTGATGTAGACCGTGTTGAGAACATTCGCCGTATCAGCGAAGTAGCAAAATTGTTCGTTGATGCCGGCTTAATTGTTTCTACAGCGTTTATATCGCCATTTCGTGCGGACAGAGCTTTAGCTGAAAGTAAATTGGCACCAGCTGAGTTTATCGAAGTCTTTATTGATACACCGATTGAGATTTGTGAACAACGTGATCCTAAAGGTTTATATAAACTTGCCAGAGCGGGTGAGATTAAAGACTTTACTGGTATCGACTCTGCTTATGAAGCGCCTGAAAAAGCACAAATTCATATTAATACTGACGGTAAAAGCATTGAACAATGTGCTCAACAGGTTGTTGATTACTTGGCAGAACACGGAATTATAGCTAAGAGCAAAGCTGCAAGCTTTCAGTAA
- the rfbA gene encoding glucose-1-phosphate thymidylyltransferase RfbA, translating into MHKGIILAGGSGTRLYPLTKVVSKQLMPVYDKPMVYYPLATLMQAGIREVLIISTPEEIHRFEDLLGNGDNFGVSISYKEQPSPDGLAQAFILAEEFLDGAPAALVLGDNMFYGHDLVKSLQNANTQITGGTVFGYHVSNPKSYGVVEFDSAGTAISIEEKPLEPKSNYAVPGLYFFDSRVVEYAKNVKPSARGELEITDVIDQYLKAGELKVEIMGRGTAWLDTGTHDDLLAAAQFIATIDKRQGLKVNCPEEVAYRNGWLSEEKLREIAQPLLKSGYGEYLIKLIEERVF; encoded by the coding sequence ATGCACAAAGGAATTATTTTAGCCGGTGGTAGTGGTACTCGTCTTTATCCATTAACCAAAGTAGTGAGTAAGCAGTTGATGCCCGTTTATGATAAACCTATGGTTTATTATCCACTTGCAACATTAATGCAAGCTGGGATCCGAGAGGTCTTGATTATATCTACGCCGGAAGAAATTCATCGCTTTGAGGATTTGCTCGGCAATGGTGATAATTTTGGTGTGTCAATCTCCTATAAAGAACAACCTAGTCCTGATGGTTTAGCACAAGCTTTTATCTTAGCAGAAGAATTTCTTGATGGTGCACCTGCGGCATTAGTACTTGGCGATAACATGTTTTATGGCCATGATCTGGTTAAGTCACTGCAAAATGCTAATACGCAAATAACCGGCGGCACGGTTTTTGGTTATCATGTTTCAAATCCTAAAAGTTACGGCGTAGTTGAGTTTGATTCTGCTGGAACTGCTATTTCGATAGAAGAAAAACCTCTAGAGCCTAAATCTAACTATGCAGTACCAGGGTTATACTTTTTTGACTCGCGTGTGGTTGAATACGCTAAAAATGTTAAGCCTTCAGCACGTGGAGAATTAGAGATAACAGATGTTATTGATCAGTATTTAAAAGCTGGCGAATTAAAAGTTGAAATTATGGGCCGTGGTACGGCTTGGCTTGATACTGGCACGCATGATGATTTGCTGGCAGCAGCACAATTTATAGCCACTATTGATAAACGTCAAGGGCTAAAAGTTAATTGCCCAGAAGAAGTGGCTTATCGTAATGGTTGGTTAAGTGAAGAGAAGCTGCGTGAAATTGCTCAGCCGTTACTTAAAAGTGGTTACGGTGAATATTTAATAAAATTGATTGAAGAGCGAGTGTTTTGA
- the rfbC gene encoding dTDP-4-dehydrorhamnose 3,5-epimerase, which produces MQYIDTAIEDVKIIEPNVFGDERGFFMETFRVDEFTSHCAEYSFVQDNHSKSSHGILRGLHYQLKNTQGKLVRVTSGEVYDVAVDMRQSSPTYGQHVGVVLSGENKRQLWVPEGFAHGFYVMSESAEFVYKCTDYYAPEHEVSLLWNDPALNIQWPLVDGKKPSLSAKDEVGLLFKDAPTF; this is translated from the coding sequence ATGCAATACATTGATACCGCTATTGAGGATGTTAAAATAATCGAGCCGAATGTATTTGGTGATGAACGTGGTTTTTTTATGGAAACCTTTCGCGTTGATGAATTCACTAGTCACTGTGCAGAGTATAGCTTTGTGCAAGATAATCACAGTAAATCAAGTCATGGTATTTTACGTGGTTTGCATTATCAATTGAAAAACACCCAAGGTAAATTAGTTCGTGTAACTTCTGGCGAAGTTTATGATGTGGCCGTTGATATGCGCCAATCATCACCTACTTATGGCCAACATGTTGGCGTGGTACTTTCTGGTGAGAATAAACGTCAGTTATGGGTGCCTGAAGGTTTTGCGCATGGTTTCTATGTCATGAGTGAGTCGGCAGAGTTTGTTTATAAATGTACTGATTATTATGCGCCTGAGCATGAAGTGTCATTATTATGGAATGATCCGGCGTTAAATATTCAGTGGCCTTTAGTTGACGGCAAAAAACCTTCATTATCAGCAAAAGATGAAGTGGGCCTGTTATTCAAAGATGCGCCTACGTTCTAG